Proteins encoded together in one Fimbriiglobus ruber window:
- a CDS encoding DUF4058 family protein, translating into MPLLDHFHPPQSLNCDWPSVHGTWITTILQRLNASVLSPGYVARSFVRLGNSVEVDVSALRWQQPHSFESGNGAGRVAVAPHVYAPPTAPIAGAADFTDPDLFEVQIFRGEGQWQMVAAIELVSEANKDRPETRRAFAVKCASYLQRGISVVFVDVVTTRSADFHTELGRLLHWPAEFHWTSPSGLSAISYRAVAREEEVHLEVWPHALAVGTALPTVPLWLAPDLAVPLELELTYAAACQSLRLDNSPPNP; encoded by the coding sequence GTGCCGTTACTCGATCATTTTCACCCCCCTCAGTCGCTGAATTGTGATTGGCCGTCCGTCCACGGTACGTGGATCACAACGATCCTCCAGCGATTGAATGCGAGCGTTCTCTCGCCGGGCTATGTGGCCCGCTCGTTCGTTCGCTTGGGAAACTCGGTTGAAGTTGATGTCAGCGCGTTACGGTGGCAACAGCCTCATTCGTTCGAGTCGGGAAACGGTGCGGGTAGGGTGGCGGTCGCGCCCCATGTTTATGCTCCGCCAACCGCACCGATCGCCGGGGCAGCCGACTTCACCGACCCGGACCTATTTGAGGTGCAGATTTTTCGCGGCGAGGGGCAGTGGCAGATGGTCGCTGCAATCGAGTTGGTGAGCGAAGCCAACAAAGACCGGCCCGAAACCCGGCGTGCGTTCGCGGTCAAATGCGCAAGCTACTTGCAGCGCGGGATCTCGGTGGTATTCGTCGATGTCGTAACGACGCGGTCGGCCGACTTCCACACCGAACTCGGCCGGTTGTTGCATTGGCCGGCCGAGTTCCACTGGACGTCTCCGTCCGGTCTGTCGGCGATCAGTTACCGCGCAGTCGCTCGGGAAGAAGAGGTTCACCTGGAAGTGTGGCCACACGCCCTCGCGGTCGGCACCGCGTTGCCGACCGTCCCGCTGTGGCTCGCGCCAGACCTGGCAGTGCCTTTGGAACTCGAACTGACTTATGCAGCCGCGTGCCAATCGCTACGACTCGATAACTCACCCCCAAATCCATAA
- a CDS encoding flavoprotein codes for MSNILLGATGSVAAVRVPALYAALAAAGHQVKIVATDAATYFFDPAPLRDVLTLDADEWPGQADGGRYARGDRVVHIDLRDWADTFVIAPLDANTLAKLAVGLCDNCLTCVWRAWDYAKPVILAPAMNTLMWRHPFTRKHLRAVGADFGAAHVPGHLEEELLVRQINDRAKGLRIVAPIEKQLACGDVGVGAMAEVDEVVAAVRAALAPVG; via the coding sequence ATGAGTAACATCCTCCTCGGGGCGACCGGGTCCGTGGCCGCGGTCCGCGTCCCCGCCTTATACGCCGCCCTGGCAGCCGCCGGCCACCAGGTCAAGATCGTGGCGACCGACGCGGCCACGTACTTCTTCGACCCGGCTCCGCTCCGAGACGTTCTTACTCTGGACGCGGACGAGTGGCCCGGGCAGGCCGACGGCGGCCGGTACGCTCGTGGCGACCGGGTCGTCCACATCGACCTCCGCGACTGGGCCGACACGTTCGTGATTGCCCCACTGGACGCGAACACCCTGGCCAAGCTGGCCGTCGGTCTGTGCGACAACTGCCTGACATGCGTCTGGCGTGCGTGGGACTACGCGAAGCCGGTGATCCTCGCCCCGGCGATGAACACGCTGATGTGGCGGCACCCGTTCACCCGCAAGCATCTCCGGGCGGTCGGAGCTGACTTCGGGGCGGCCCACGTCCCGGGGCACCTGGAAGAGGAACTGCTCGTCCGGCAGATCAACGACCGGGCGAAAGGCTTACGGATCGTCGCCCCGATCGAGAAACAACTCGCGTGCGGCGACGTGGGCGTCGGTGCGATGGCGGAAGTGGACGAAGTGGTGGCAGCAGTGCGGGCGGCTCTGGCTCCAGTCGGATAG
- a CDS encoding phosphopantothenoylcysteine decarboxylase yields MNILVTAGNTQAPIDRVRVVTNIFTGKTGANIARTAWARGHRVTILTSHPETLTDLPDPASDSDRRVTVVPYQTFDDLAGLIQKEIKTGGYDVAFHSAAVSDYLSAGVYAPEPGTFFNARTKYWERRGNAPAMAEHRGGKISSREPELWFRMVRAPKLIDRFRNPWGFQGLLVKFKLEVGLSDTELVDIAEASRTTSGADLMVANTLEGSAHSAFIGPLDGRYDRVPRRELADRLVLTVEHMHRARVQHE; encoded by the coding sequence ATGAACATCCTCGTTACCGCCGGCAACACGCAAGCCCCGATCGATCGGGTGCGTGTGGTCACCAACATCTTCACCGGGAAGACCGGGGCGAACATCGCCCGGACCGCGTGGGCCCGCGGTCACCGGGTTACCATCCTGACCTCCCACCCCGAAACCCTGACCGACCTGCCGGACCCGGCGAGCGATAGCGACCGCCGCGTGACCGTCGTCCCGTACCAGACGTTCGACGACCTGGCCGGGTTGATCCAAAAAGAAATCAAGACCGGCGGGTACGACGTCGCGTTCCACTCGGCCGCGGTCAGTGACTACCTCTCGGCCGGCGTGTACGCGCCGGAGCCGGGGACGTTCTTCAACGCCCGCACCAAGTACTGGGAGCGGCGGGGAAACGCGCCGGCGATGGCCGAACACCGCGGCGGCAAGATCAGCAGCCGCGAGCCGGAACTCTGGTTTCGCATGGTTCGCGCCCCCAAACTAATCGACCGCTTCCGCAACCCGTGGGGCTTCCAGGGGCTGCTCGTCAAATTTAAACTGGAGGTCGGCCTGTCCGACACGGAACTGGTCGACATCGCGGAGGCGTCGCGGACGACCTCCGGGGCCGACCTGATGGTCGCGAATACGCTCGAAGGCTCGGCTCACTCGGCATTCATCGGTCCGCTCGACGGGCGGTACGACCGGGTTCCCCGCCGGGAGCTGGCCGACCGGCTGGTCCTGACCGTCGAACACATGCACCGGGCTCGTGTTCAACATGAGTAA
- a CDS encoding malate/lactate/ureidoglycolate dehydrogenase — MILTADQLTELIAAIFHAAGCSSAEAGRVATYLVEANLLGYDSHGAIRVPAYVNWLRADKVVADRTLEVVFENDAIAVVDGQFGFGQTVGEQATRLGIEKCEKQGVAVVALRNAGHLGRIGDWPLMAARAGKVSFHFVNSSGAGILVAPFGGINRRLSANPIAAGVPVAGGIPIVFDISTCTIAEGKIRVALNKGQNVPEGCIIDSDGRPTTDPRVFYASPPGAILPVGGHKGFGLGIIAEVMAGALTGGGCSNPANAGRVVNGMLSIYLDPAFFRTDADFATEITRFIEWVKSSETVEADGEIVMPGEHSERTKAGRLKAGIELDETTWKQLVETANTVGLGADRVDAIVAGRAKE, encoded by the coding sequence ATGATCCTCACGGCCGACCAGCTAACGGAACTGATCGCGGCCATTTTTCACGCAGCCGGCTGCTCGTCCGCGGAAGCGGGGCGGGTCGCCACTTATTTGGTGGAAGCCAATCTCCTCGGCTACGACTCGCACGGCGCCATTCGTGTCCCAGCTTATGTGAACTGGCTCCGGGCAGACAAAGTCGTGGCCGACCGGACGCTTGAAGTCGTTTTCGAGAACGACGCGATCGCCGTGGTCGACGGCCAGTTCGGGTTCGGCCAGACGGTCGGCGAACAGGCGACGCGGCTCGGGATCGAGAAGTGTGAAAAGCAAGGCGTGGCCGTCGTGGCCCTGCGGAACGCTGGGCACCTGGGCCGGATCGGCGACTGGCCGCTGATGGCCGCCCGGGCCGGGAAGGTGTCGTTCCATTTCGTGAACTCCAGCGGGGCCGGCATCCTCGTCGCCCCGTTCGGCGGGATCAACCGCCGCCTGTCCGCCAACCCGATCGCCGCGGGTGTGCCCGTGGCCGGCGGAATACCGATCGTCTTCGACATCTCGACCTGCACGATCGCCGAGGGGAAGATTCGGGTGGCCCTCAACAAGGGTCAGAACGTCCCCGAGGGCTGCATCATCGATTCAGACGGTCGGCCGACAACCGATCCCCGCGTGTTCTATGCTTCCCCACCCGGCGCAATTCTCCCAGTCGGCGGGCACAAGGGGTTCGGCCTCGGCATCATCGCCGAAGTGATGGCCGGCGCGCTGACCGGCGGCGGGTGTAGCAACCCCGCGAACGCCGGCCGGGTCGTGAACGGCATGCTGTCGATCTACCTCGACCCGGCGTTCTTCCGGACCGACGCCGACTTCGCCACCGAGATCACCCGATTCATCGAGTGGGTGAAGAGTTCGGAAACGGTCGAGGCGGACGGCGAAATCGTGATGCCGGGTGAACACAGCGAGCGGACGAAAGCCGGGCGTTTGAAAGCGGGCATCGAGCTGGACGAAACGACCTGGAAACAACTCGTCGAGACCGCGAACACGGTCGGTCTTGGCGCAGACCGCGTTGATGCGATAGTGGCGGGCCGAGCAAAGGAATAG
- a CDS encoding N-acetylmuramoyl-L-alanine amidase family protein → MIPFLLLAMTPMAAVADALPLKGAVIVVDPGHGGQGYSKSYTGGTRGVASKTTESALNLKVGLELATLLQAQGATVHLTRVADHRLSPEGSSNSDELHARIDFFEHHNCHFFLSVHHNAGPAATTGHTALYKHNAADDTLYEAIARDVNEALVGAVPGPKRSLIKGSYHILRETLIPGTIAESGYMTNREFDDLSMKPDYPKTEAAAIAKGAVKYWTTHKAALIALREKLEKDRAAKPRDPKSYTAIALNPAYQERMKALLEKVAPDGKYEAAKVGDYVEAFRKAVVTDPQATFAVRAEFSGEEIKLTGEVSDRKYRDRLIDMLVVMKLYGIVNEIRVPKVK, encoded by the coding sequence ATGATCCCGTTCTTACTCCTGGCGATGACCCCGATGGCGGCGGTCGCGGACGCCTTGCCCCTCAAAGGGGCGGTCATCGTGGTCGACCCGGGCCACGGCGGGCAGGGGTACTCGAAGAGCTACACCGGCGGGACGCGGGGCGTGGCCTCGAAGACGACTGAGAGCGCGTTGAATCTGAAGGTGGGACTCGAACTCGCGACACTCCTGCAAGCCCAGGGGGCGACGGTTCATCTAACCCGGGTGGCCGACCACCGGCTCAGCCCAGAAGGATCGAGCAATTCCGACGAACTCCACGCCCGCATCGACTTCTTCGAACACCACAACTGTCACTTCTTCCTATCCGTTCACCACAACGCCGGCCCGGCCGCCACGACCGGCCACACCGCCCTCTACAAGCACAACGCGGCCGACGACACGTTGTACGAAGCCATCGCCCGGGACGTGAACGAGGCCTTGGTGGGAGCCGTCCCGGGGCCGAAACGGTCGCTCATCAAGGGCAGCTACCACATTCTTCGGGAGACACTGATCCCGGGTACCATCGCCGAGTCCGGGTACATGACCAACCGAGAGTTCGACGACCTCTCGATGAAGCCGGATTACCCGAAGACGGAAGCGGCAGCCATCGCGAAGGGGGCTGTAAAGTACTGGACGACCCACAAGGCCGCGTTGATCGCCCTCCGGGAGAAGCTAGAAAAGGACCGGGCCGCGAAGCCGCGAGATCCGAAGTCGTACACGGCGATCGCTCTCAATCCAGCTTACCAGGAGCGGATGAAAGCCCTGCTGGAGAAGGTCGCCCCGGATGGGAAGTACGAGGCGGCAAAAGTGGGCGACTACGTCGAGGCGTTCCGCAAGGCAGTGGTGACCGACCCGCAGGCGACGTTCGCCGTGAGGGCCGAGTTTTCCGGTGAGGAGATCAAACTGACCGGGGAGGTGTCCGACCGAAAGTACCGCGACCGGCTCATCGACATGCTGGTGGTAATGAAACTCTACGGGATCGTGAATGAGATTCGGGTGCCGAAGGTGAAGTGA
- a CDS encoding cupin domain-containing protein, with amino-acid sequence MDLIHRPSGNPDRQQQLGPYRIEALIDRAQAAAGTVYRVHVAPGATTSVSYHAVAEEYYFVIAGGGAAVLDGVDYDISPGDFLRLPPGTRHGFRAGPAGLDMLDVHTPGCWPDHDTYFPAGEPAGWSKPG; translated from the coding sequence GTGGACCTGATTCACCGCCCGAGCGGCAACCCCGACCGCCAGCAACAACTCGGACCATACCGGATCGAGGCGTTGATCGATCGCGCCCAAGCGGCCGCGGGCACGGTCTACCGCGTCCACGTTGCTCCCGGGGCGACGACCTCGGTGAGCTATCACGCGGTGGCCGAAGAGTATTATTTTGTGATCGCGGGCGGCGGCGCGGCGGTGTTGGACGGCGTAGACTATGATATCAGCCCGGGCGACTTCCTCCGTCTGCCACCCGGCACGCGGCACGGGTTCCGGGCGGGGCCGGCCGGGCTCGACATGCTCGACGTTCATACGCCGGGGTGTTGGCCCGATCACGACACGTATTTCCCGGCGGGCGAACCGGCGGGGTGGTCGAAGCCGGGTTAA